In Hallerella succinigenes, the following are encoded in one genomic region:
- a CDS encoding response regulator, which produces MGQGKRKRELSSRIIWVYTLPTLIAMILCFIAFTSYMRSFLFETAYKESSKTLQQISQSFEQKINTYTAPFTKFHKRIAHSLPSNLRSTLLSEQKKLNNVDIYYGGADGYFVSARNLKRDPEHFEFRTKSWYLEPSRNKGLAYSGPTINYGAERRVLTISLPIWKNRNRIQGVIAEDIDVNDFRSSFSLLSKESGGITMLVNSETDSVYTYFPYQTSLGEITLDSIYALFRPAKEHYNIDSLASSAVSSFQFKDDHGRQYTAMIAPLNKVPLHLVYIIPQSKTEALLNKKSWNFMVFAGGCILFLLIITSIASKILFRRMISKDLTDSVNSSTLFDAILSSKYFSLILTDNQFQVLRASSSIATVTGDADWQSLQGKNLWDIIPNPEFKDFVLNSQKQAAPQTSEIGQTQIVVQQKDGHIVWLNISFNLLIEDDASVRYLFLVSDETSAVRKDSILDSIMASSQNTIIIFDSDLKISYVSKRIEDVLDIKTSELIGKPYDELTDIGIPQKILEMPLAAIENGTRWSANFELPTRNGTQIWCRGQGTVLLSKDLSSIGYLIFITDITPIIKAEQEAKDATKAKSEFLANMSHEIRTPMNAIIGMSDLALSTDLSPRQEHYLGRISYAAKSLLGIINNVLDYSKIEAKKQDMEHIPFAIRETISNVLSIAVVRITGKPIELLADIDSRIPKRIFGDPLHLSQILTNLINNAEKFTEKGQVVLKMELKKLENSKATIYTCVSDSGIGMTPEQSGKLFHMFSQADCSTTRKYGGTGLGLAISHSLVELMGGELQVRSEAGKGSDFFFTATFDVVDRPVSKGISPLQNKRILIAESNEASLSILEKMAKTMHVQADFANSAEKAFDLFKSSKDNPYDAIVLAWTLTEIGAVALVKQMQNSELDVPPLVAISKLNDEAHLKEAIETGFKRYLPKPFLVEDLQKTLEEALGLRVVEESKNQKAKAQKNFHFKPAKILLVEDNALNQELAIELLNRVGLMTDIANNGEEGVAAVQKNDYSLILMDLQMPVMDGFEATKQIRALQDSKKNSLPIIAMSARALRGDKEKSLAAGLNAHITKPIDPKEFYGELSNWLEQVNDKTSLESLKGDVSITKDPFLVAFDKIPNFDAELGLYRSAGSKAIYLKVIRRFVDDFDGYIAKIQAFIQAEDFISAARMAHTLKGIAGTIGCMQLQEHSAKLEYTITSKKEELPLTPWAKLTDLLQKLIERLRKAIPLAAEALGEREEKLVEDPKAMAKLQKMLKTIEPSIQDAVPAGCRAALQLIEHIRYDEERMNLIKQLKTAVEDFDFERAESVVAELKKTL; this is translated from the coding sequence ATGGGTCAAGGGAAGAGAAAGCGCGAGCTCAGTTCTCGCATCATTTGGGTTTATACTCTGCCTACGTTGATAGCGATGATCCTCTGCTTCATCGCTTTTACTTCCTATATGCGGTCCTTTTTATTCGAAACGGCCTATAAGGAATCGAGCAAAACCTTGCAGCAGATTTCTCAATCCTTTGAACAGAAGATCAACACTTATACGGCCCCTTTTACTAAATTTCACAAGCGTATCGCTCACAGTCTTCCGTCCAATTTAAGATCGACTCTCCTTTCCGAACAAAAAAAACTGAACAACGTTGACATCTATTACGGCGGTGCAGATGGATATTTTGTCAGCGCCCGCAATTTAAAACGCGATCCCGAACATTTTGAATTCAGAACAAAGTCTTGGTATTTGGAACCGAGCCGCAATAAGGGTCTTGCTTATTCCGGCCCCACCATCAACTACGGAGCAGAACGCCGCGTTTTAACGATTTCCCTTCCTATCTGGAAAAATCGAAACCGTATTCAGGGCGTCATCGCCGAAGACATCGATGTCAACGACTTTCGTTCGTCCTTTTCTCTGCTGTCCAAGGAAAGCGGGGGAATCACGATGCTCGTCAACAGTGAAACCGACAGCGTCTACACCTATTTCCCGTACCAGACAAGTCTCGGAGAAATTACCCTCGACAGTATCTACGCGCTTTTTAGGCCTGCGAAAGAACATTACAATATCGACTCGCTCGCCAGTTCTGCGGTATCCAGTTTTCAATTCAAAGATGATCATGGTCGACAGTACACGGCGATGATCGCGCCGCTGAATAAAGTTCCGTTGCACCTCGTTTACATCATTCCGCAGAGTAAAACTGAAGCCCTCCTGAACAAAAAAAGTTGGAACTTCATGGTCTTTGCAGGCGGCTGTATTCTATTCCTTCTGATCATTACATCGATTGCGAGCAAGATTCTCTTTCGTCGAATGATTTCCAAGGATCTTACCGACAGCGTCAATTCGAGCACCCTTTTCGATGCGATTCTCAGCAGTAAATATTTTTCGCTGATTTTAACGGATAACCAATTCCAGGTTCTGCGTGCCAGTTCGAGTATTGCAACCGTTACGGGAGATGCGGATTGGCAAAGCCTTCAAGGCAAAAATCTTTGGGACATCATCCCAAATCCGGAATTCAAAGACTTTGTTTTGAATTCTCAAAAGCAGGCCGCGCCGCAGACAAGTGAAATTGGGCAGACGCAGATCGTGGTGCAGCAAAAAGACGGCCATATCGTTTGGCTGAACATTTCGTTTAACCTTTTGATTGAAGACGACGCTTCGGTCCGTTATCTGTTCCTGGTTTCCGATGAAACCTCGGCGGTCCGCAAGGATTCCATTCTGGATTCCATCATGGCGTCGTCGCAGAATACAATTATCATTTTCGACAGTGATTTAAAAATTTCCTACGTGTCCAAACGGATTGAAGATGTCTTGGATATAAAAACCTCGGAATTGATCGGCAAGCCTTATGATGAACTGACCGACATCGGCATTCCGCAGAAGATTTTGGAAATGCCTCTCGCCGCTATTGAAAACGGAACGCGCTGGAGTGCAAACTTTGAACTTCCGACGCGTAACGGAACGCAGATCTGGTGCCGCGGACAAGGAACCGTTTTGCTCTCCAAGGATTTGAGCAGCATCGGCTACCTAATCTTCATCACGGACATCACGCCGATTATCAAAGCGGAACAGGAAGCCAAGGATGCAACCAAGGCGAAGAGCGAATTCCTTGCCAACATGAGTCACGAAATCCGCACGCCGATGAATGCGATTATCGGTATGTCGGACCTCGCCCTTTCTACCGATCTTTCTCCGCGACAGGAACATTACCTAGGCCGTATTTCTTATGCGGCAAAATCGCTCCTGGGCATTATCAATAACGTTCTTGACTATTCGAAGATCGAAGCAAAAAAGCAAGACATGGAACACATTCCATTTGCCATTCGTGAAACTATTTCGAACGTTCTCTCGATTGCGGTGGTGCGCATTACCGGTAAGCCGATTGAACTTTTAGCCGATATCGACTCACGAATTCCGAAACGTATTTTCGGCGATCCACTGCACCTTTCGCAGATTTTGACGAACCTGATCAACAATGCCGAAAAATTCACGGAGAAAGGACAAGTCGTGCTGAAGATGGAGTTGAAGAAGCTCGAAAATTCTAAGGCGACAATTTACACCTGTGTCAGCGACTCGGGTATCGGCATGACTCCAGAACAGTCTGGAAAGCTCTTCCACATGTTCTCGCAGGCAGACTGTTCCACGACCCGCAAGTACGGCGGAACGGGCCTAGGCCTTGCCATTTCCCATTCTCTTGTCGAACTAATGGGCGGTGAACTGCAGGTGAGGAGCGAAGCGGGGAAGGGAAGCGACTTCTTTTTTACCGCGACCTTCGATGTTGTGGATCGTCCTGTCTCGAAGGGAATTTCGCCTCTCCAGAATAAGCGCATTTTAATCGCCGAAAGCAATGAAGCCTCTCTTTCGATTCTTGAAAAGATGGCTAAGACGATGCACGTGCAAGCGGACTTTGCAAATTCCGCAGAAAAAGCCTTTGATCTTTTCAAGTCCAGTAAGGATAATCCTTATGACGCGATTGTTCTCGCCTGGACGCTGACCGAAATCGGGGCTGTCGCCTTGGTGAAACAGATGCAAAATTCTGAATTGGATGTTCCACCGCTGGTCGCCATTTCCAAACTGAACGATGAAGCACATTTGAAAGAAGCGATTGAAACGGGTTTCAAGCGTTACCTGCCAAAGCCTTTCCTTGTCGAAGACCTGCAGAAGACCTTGGAAGAAGCCCTCGGGCTTCGCGTTGTCGAAGAAAGCAAGAATCAAAAAGCCAAAGCTCAAAAGAATTTCCACTTTAAGCCGGCCAAAATTTTGCTCGTTGAAGATAACGCCTTGAACCAAGAACTCGCGATTGAACTTTTGAACCGCGTCGGGCTCATGACCGACATTGCAAACAACGGCGAAGAAGGTGTGGCCGCTGTTCAAAAGAACGATTACTCCTTGATTCTAATGGACCTACAGATGCCTGTGATGGATGGCTTCGAAGCTACTAAGCAGATCCGTGCATTACAAGACTCTAAAAAGAATTCTCTGCCGATTATCGCCATGAGCGCACGAGCTTTGCGCGGAGATAAGGAAAAAAGTCTTGCAGCAGGCTTAAACGCTCATATCACAAAACCGATCGACCCGAAAGAATTTTACGGAGAACTTTCGAATTGGCTTGAGCAGGTGAACGATAAGACTTCCTTGGAATCGCTCAAGGGAGATGTCAGCATTACCAAAGATCCGTTCCTTGTCGCCTTTGACAAAATTCCGAACTTTGATGCGGAACTCGGGCTGTACCGTTCCGCAGGCAGCAAGGCGATTTATCTAAAAGTGATCCGTCGCTTTGTCGATGATTTTGACGGCTATATTGCCAAAATCCAGGCATTCATCCAAGCGGAAGACTTTATCTCTGCGGCCCGTATGGCACATACCTTAAAAGGTATTGCAGGGACCATTGGCTGTATGCAGCTGCAGGAACACTCCGCGAAACTGGAATACACGATTACTTCGAAAAAAGAGGAACTTCCGCTTACTCCGTGGGCAAAGCTCACCGACCTGCTTCAAAAGCTGATCGAACGCTTGCGTAAAGCGATTCCGCTTGCGGCAGAAGCCCTTGGAGAGCGTGAAGAAAAGCTTGTAGAAGATCCGAAAGCGATGGCAAAGCTGCAGAAAATGCTTAAAACCATCGAACCGTCGATTCAGGATGCAGTTCCTGCAGGCTGTCGAGCCGCTTTACAGCTCATTGAACACATCCGCTACGATGAAGAACGGATGAACCTCATTAAACAGCTCAAAACCGCTGTAGAAGACTTTGATTTCGAAAGGGCGGAATCTGTAGTTGCCGAATTAAAAAAGACGCTCTAA
- a CDS encoding cellulase family glycosylhydrolase, producing the protein MEQVSNSKPGFFVQGRFLYTKDNEKVILRGINHMFIWTDREGKSIPEIAKTGANCVRIVWNMHGRIADLYRLVDESITNGMIPIVELHDATGRWNRLPELVNYWTREESLQLIRNHQEYLLVNIGNEVGGEIESGEEFFEAYSSAVTRMRAAGIRVPLIIDADDWGKNPNNILGQGERLLSVDPEHNLIFDIHMWWPSELHDPKATGYETVQDRVTGVLEESVEKNIPLMIGEFAPVAVNGAREIPYKFIMAEAERLDIGWLAWSWGPGNLDSPEMDMTTHSSYNTLVSWGKEVCVDSPLGIQNTSVIPNFIQNEDFSTGILDRGRNLVSNSDFSDGLENWTADFWGGKAKTDIQNGTLHFSIQEAGKETWNLQFKQSLPLRNGITYVFSMRAKADKPRTLNVDIKRATTEYVPYANGRFLDLSTSWQDFSWKFTMKEPTDENAVLVFDMGASPVGWTLSDVSLVQARSVTDRLNCSFQRNVQKNSGYFNAPAGPWELHLYSSSGELLDILDKGKGGEGMQPFPKIERSGIMVIKDL; encoded by the coding sequence ATGGAACAGGTCAGCAATTCGAAACCGGGATTTTTTGTTCAAGGGCGTTTTCTTTATACGAAGGATAACGAAAAGGTTATTCTGCGCGGCATCAACCACATGTTCATCTGGACGGATCGCGAAGGAAAATCCATTCCTGAAATTGCAAAGACGGGTGCGAACTGCGTCCGTATCGTTTGGAACATGCATGGTCGAATCGCGGATCTGTACCGCTTGGTCGATGAAAGCATCACGAACGGCATGATTCCTATTGTAGAACTTCACGACGCTACAGGTCGTTGGAATCGTTTGCCGGAACTCGTCAATTACTGGACTCGCGAAGAATCCCTGCAACTGATCCGCAATCACCAGGAATATCTTTTGGTGAATATCGGCAACGAAGTCGGCGGTGAAATCGAGAGCGGGGAAGAATTCTTTGAAGCCTATTCTTCGGCAGTTACCCGTATGCGTGCCGCAGGCATTCGCGTTCCGCTGATTATCGACGCCGATGACTGGGGAAAGAATCCGAACAACATTTTGGGCCAGGGCGAAAGGCTCCTTTCGGTTGACCCGGAACACAATTTGATTTTTGACATCCACATGTGGTGGCCGTCCGAACTACACGATCCGAAAGCGACAGGATATGAAACTGTTCAGGATCGCGTCACGGGCGTTCTTGAAGAATCCGTTGAAAAGAACATTCCGCTGATGATCGGTGAATTTGCACCGGTCGCTGTAAACGGTGCCCGTGAAATTCCGTACAAATTCATTATGGCGGAAGCGGAACGTTTAGACATCGGATGGCTTGCTTGGAGCTGGGGCCCGGGCAACCTCGACAGTCCGGAAATGGACATGACGACCCATAGCTCTTACAACACTCTCGTCAGCTGGGGCAAGGAAGTTTGCGTCGACAGTCCGCTCGGCATTCAGAATACGAGCGTGATTCCGAACTTTATCCAGAACGAAGATTTCAGCACGGGCATTTTGGACCGCGGCCGCAATCTGGTCAGCAACAGCGACTTCTCGGATGGTCTTGAAAACTGGACCGCAGACTTTTGGGGCGGCAAAGCGAAAACAGACATCCAGAACGGCACGTTGCACTTCTCGATTCAGGAAGCAGGAAAAGAAACTTGGAATTTGCAGTTCAAGCAGTCTTTGCCGCTTCGCAACGGGATTACCTACGTTTTCAGCATGCGTGCCAAGGCAGACAAACCGCGTACATTGAATGTAGACATCAAGCGTGCGACAACGGAATATGTACCGTATGCAAACGGACGTTTCCTCGACCTTTCTACCAGCTGGCAGGACTTTAGCTGGAAGTTCACGATGAAGGAACCGACGGACGAAAATGCGGTCCTGGTTTTCGACATGGGCGCAAGCCCGGTCGGTTGGACGCTTTCGGACGTTTCCCTTGTACAGGCGCGTAGCGTGACGGACCGTCTCAACTGTAGCTTCCAGCGCAACGTGCAGAAGAATTCCGGTTACTTTAATGCTCCGGCTGGTCCATGGGAACTCCATCTGTACTCTTCTTCGGGAGAACTGTTGGATATTCTCGACAAGGGTAAGGGCGGTGAAGGCATGCAGCCGTTCCCAAAGATCGAACGCAGCGGCATCATGGTCATTAAAGACCTATAG
- a CDS encoding M23 family metallopeptidase, with the protein MQRKVLDSLIARGSFIGIIASKSCNVQKSLEEFAHSLCGNAPFLFVEYSSIEGSARNFLLKLREKQATGVKTIFVLFKKGIDEEAGKLLCSMRMTILLSANGEEIDSEVLSDLDALGPFDPSFFWWIAPKPQQKKFRYLKDHIAKSIIKPFLSAEDVEASPKTAASTFQALLEIRILRENKLVGFPKLFRKFFIPLCVIAVIIPFVVPSKLVSLPSMMRNMKSEMAMYSDAPYFDYTFNGTESFERIARYAVGRFTAVVTNESTLGSYVSETLDKNGFSKDSWKKDRLHIPPQGTSIRFSIPDNITNPSYDSIAPAWKYFTKMIADSVAYVTELYHPKATPGVRLHPAWDVASRSGARILAPFSGKAWTFQDERGGIVIGIADKKHVVLFMHCDQLLYLDGQNVMQGDPVATVGTTGHTTGPHVHLVTGFVNKNGKKRLGNIRYTIVNPITWYFSIQKE; encoded by the coding sequence ATGCAACGCAAGGTTCTCGATTCGCTGATTGCCCGAGGTTCTTTCATCGGAATCATCGCTTCGAAGTCTTGCAATGTCCAAAAATCGTTAGAAGAGTTTGCGCATTCCCTGTGCGGGAATGCGCCTTTTCTTTTTGTCGAATATTCTTCGATCGAAGGCTCCGCGCGAAATTTTCTGCTGAAGCTCCGGGAAAAACAGGCCACAGGCGTCAAAACGATTTTTGTCCTTTTCAAAAAAGGAATCGACGAAGAAGCGGGGAAGCTCTTGTGCTCTATGCGTATGACGATTCTTTTGTCTGCAAACGGAGAAGAGATAGACTCCGAGGTTCTTTCTGACTTAGACGCCTTGGGTCCTTTTGACCCGAGCTTTTTCTGGTGGATCGCCCCCAAGCCTCAGCAGAAAAAGTTCCGTTACTTAAAAGATCACATTGCGAAATCCATCATTAAGCCGTTCCTTTCGGCAGAAGATGTAGAAGCAAGCCCGAAAACAGCAGCATCGACTTTTCAAGCGCTTCTAGAGATTCGTATTCTGCGCGAAAATAAGCTCGTCGGATTTCCAAAACTTTTCCGTAAATTCTTTATTCCTTTGTGCGTCATTGCGGTGATCATCCCTTTTGTGGTGCCGTCTAAGCTCGTTTCGCTGCCTTCGATGATGCGCAATATGAAGTCGGAAATGGCGATGTATTCGGATGCGCCTTATTTTGATTACACCTTCAACGGGACGGAATCCTTTGAACGCATCGCCCGTTATGCGGTAGGCCGCTTTACCGCAGTTGTCACAAATGAATCCACCTTAGGTTCTTATGTGAGCGAGACATTGGACAAGAACGGATTTTCCAAGGATTCCTGGAAAAAAGATCGTCTGCATATTCCGCCACAAGGGACTTCGATCCGTTTTTCTATTCCAGATAACATCACGAATCCGTCTTACGATTCCATTGCTCCGGCTTGGAAATATTTCACCAAGATGATCGCCGATTCTGTCGCCTATGTGACGGAACTCTATCACCCGAAAGCGACTCCCGGCGTCCGTTTGCATCCGGCATGGGACGTTGCAAGCCGTTCTGGCGCACGTATTCTCGCGCCTTTCAGCGGAAAGGCTTGGACATTCCAAGATGAACGCGGTGGTATCGTCATCGGAATCGCAGACAAGAAGCACGTAGTGCTTTTTATGCACTGCGATCAGCTTTTGTATCTAGATGGACAAAATGTGATGCAAGGGGATCCTGTTGCAACGGTAGGCACAACGGGCCATACGACAGGACCGCATGTTCACCTAGTGACAGGCTTTGTCAACAAAAACGGCAAAAAGCGCTTAGGAAATATCCGATATACAATTGTGAACCCAATCACTTGGTACTTCTCTATCCAGAAGGAGTAA
- a CDS encoding HD domain-containing phosphohydrolase, whose translation MPQILVVDDTKPNIEVLEGALAQENYSIHVALSGKRALELVKRSVPDLILLDVMMPEMDGYETFRRLREIPSCKDVPVIFLTAQAESESEMKGLSLGADDYIAKPFNQGLLKLRIRNQLERKFYRDHLSDLVAERTSELSQKTTDLQKTLQVMLTSLGALAEFRDNETGTHLRRTQLVVRKLAHAMSQMDEFKAELPNEEIVDEYAIAAPLHDIGKVGITDGILRKPGPLTDAEREQMKKHTILGYQVLLSATQELNNNPMVVIAANIAKFHHEKWDGSGYPTGISGKEIPLCARIMAVADVYDALVSKRVYKDAIPHEESLRIIHEGSGKHFDPDVVKAFDTFENELPKIYKSFGE comes from the coding sequence ATGCCTCAAATTCTAGTTGTTGACGATACCAAGCCAAACATCGAGGTGTTGGAAGGGGCACTCGCACAGGAAAATTATAGCATTCATGTCGCACTCAGCGGAAAAAGAGCATTGGAGCTTGTCAAGCGTAGTGTTCCTGATTTGATTCTGCTCGACGTGATGATGCCCGAAATGGACGGTTATGAAACCTTCCGTCGCTTACGGGAAATTCCGAGTTGCAAAGATGTCCCGGTTATTTTCTTGACCGCCCAAGCCGAAAGCGAAAGCGAAATGAAGGGGCTTTCCCTAGGAGCGGACGATTACATCGCAAAGCCTTTCAACCAAGGTCTTTTAAAACTGCGCATCCGCAATCAGCTGGAGCGTAAATTTTATCGCGATCATCTTTCGGATCTTGTCGCCGAACGCACAAGTGAACTGTCACAAAAAACCACAGATTTGCAAAAGACGTTGCAGGTGATGCTCACCAGTTTGGGCGCCCTTGCAGAATTCCGCGACAATGAAACGGGAACGCATTTGCGCAGAACTCAGCTCGTGGTGCGAAAACTCGCGCATGCGATGAGTCAAATGGACGAATTCAAGGCAGAGCTTCCGAACGAAGAAATCGTCGACGAATATGCAATCGCGGCTCCGCTCCACGATATCGGCAAGGTTGGTATTACTGACGGCATTCTTCGTAAGCCTGGTCCGCTGACCGATGCGGAGCGCGAACAAATGAAGAAGCATACCATTCTCGGCTATCAGGTTCTTCTTTCTGCAACGCAGGAACTGAATAACAATCCGATGGTCGTGATTGCGGCAAACATTGCCAAATTTCATCATGAAAAATGGGACGGTTCGGGTTATCCGACTGGAATTTCTGGAAAAGAAATTCCTCTCTGCGCCCGCATCATGGCAGTTGCCGATGTTTACGATGCTCTCGTTTCTAAACGTGTCTATAAAGATGCGATTCCTCATGAAGAATCTCTCCGCATTATTCACGAAGGAAGCGGAAAGCATTTTGATCCCGACGTTGTCAAAGCCTTTGACACTTTCGAGAATGAACTCCCTAAAATTTATAAGTCGTTTGGAGAGTAA